A genomic segment from Leptolyngbya boryana PCC 6306 encodes:
- a CDS encoding amino acid ABC transporter substrate-binding protein: MPKPFSLVVLSTLLCAALPQIANAETVMQKVARSGVLVAGTSSEAIPFAYQNRQGKLVGYSVDMLELIRSQMEKETGKKVQLKLVALPPSDRVKKVADRQVDIVCDFSSFTWARNRQVDFSLVYATTGTQLAVKKSSNLGTPEAFNGKRIGVLPGTTNELAVQRKLPKAKPVYFQTWEQGYQALEKGTIDAFAADSILLEARLAGKINQYNILPDSPLSQEGIACMVPEDNSRFLDTVNYALYRYMQGFVRGEPKSVQIFDRWFGENGAFPLTRDMRDIAVQTMQLVVESREEIPADAK, from the coding sequence ATGCCCAAACCATTTTCTCTCGTTGTCCTGAGTACCCTTCTGTGTGCTGCACTGCCGCAGATCGCGAATGCGGAGACAGTTATGCAGAAGGTCGCTCGATCGGGAGTTTTGGTTGCAGGAACCAGCAGTGAAGCGATTCCATTTGCTTATCAAAATCGACAAGGCAAACTAGTCGGATATTCCGTCGATATGCTGGAATTAATTCGATCGCAGATGGAAAAAGAAACAGGCAAGAAAGTTCAATTGAAATTAGTTGCGTTACCGCCTTCGGATCGCGTCAAAAAGGTCGCCGATCGACAAGTGGATATTGTCTGTGATTTCAGTAGCTTTACTTGGGCACGCAATCGACAAGTTGATTTTTCGCTGGTGTATGCGACGACGGGCACTCAACTTGCGGTCAAAAAATCAAGCAATTTAGGTACTCCAGAAGCCTTTAATGGCAAGCGTATCGGAGTGTTGCCGGGCACGACTAATGAGCTAGCAGTACAACGAAAATTACCGAAGGCAAAACCTGTCTATTTTCAAACTTGGGAACAAGGCTATCAAGCTTTGGAGAAAGGGACGATCGATGCGTTCGCCGCAGATAGTATTTTACTAGAAGCGCGATTAGCTGGAAAAATCAACCAGTACAACATTTTGCCGGACAGTCCATTATCTCAAGAAGGGATTGCTTGTATGGTTCCTGAAGATAACTCTAGGTTTCTGGATACGGTAAATTATGCTCTGTATCGGTACATGCAAGGCTTTGTGCGCGGAGAACCCAAATCAGTGCAAATCTTCGATCGCTGGTTTGGTGAAAATGGAGCATTCCCGTTAACAAGAGACATGCGGGATATTGCTGTTCAGACGATGCAACTTGTTGTTGAATCGCGAGAGGAAATCCCGGCGGATGCAAAGTAG
- a CDS encoding DNA repair protein RecN, with translation MSRSIHPWLLLSIFTLIAPTFLVVTRHLVAPHPASAQPASITCNPNEQLESKLATLTNQAREALDRQDAETAGTALQEAITIALQVKNTPFQADLVQSWLIEPYNGFPTLRIIQLNQQLKSPQKLRALLDQFLTLTNRLPSANSAEKTRAFVAIARQYAALKQLRIANNLMARARQLEPQIKAPDLRAIALIEIAEAYAELSQPQVAQTTLAQVEKILPRLAVEESNRIVERAAVTYARIGNYPKAQQTLERLSKVPEAFANTQESIVQTYLSNGKLADAEKLAQSISATPQKISALAKVAIAYRKTPSQSTSLFRQATTLAQSVEDPYQKDTLLQKLVEAYVQAEQLDAALQLAKSVKNLRTDTLKSVVVAHQEAGKTAQAKALLSQQLVAIKALSDSWEQRGQVWTVIETAIAANQFDWIREDWAQISSIDYGLMDWQIIQIAKAYAQTGQHSQAAEWVRKLPLENRPLEQIRALSAIALVTAQAGNSTLANQMLEQALQTIDPLDKAYRERINREGGDLFSLERFKPTALASIALVYSQTQQPEKARQLLQQVVVFSSKIDDPSIASFTDNPFAQFIEAKQYLGALQIAEGTAFPEVKSARLQTSALGLLTINRFDLVQPIANQTTEPVSKTQLLLAIAQRYTELNQSQKAVSYLAQAFQVAQTIPGEESQFDRLGTDGGTVIPIETDRGSMLEAIAIQYARVNRMSEAMKVANTLKEKATRDEAIQKARCARTTSMRA, from the coding sequence ATGTCTCGATCCATTCATCCCTGGCTTCTCCTGAGTATTTTTACATTGATTGCTCCCACTTTTTTAGTCGTCACACGACATCTAGTAGCACCTCATCCAGCTTCTGCTCAGCCTGCTTCGATAACTTGTAATCCTAATGAACAATTAGAAAGCAAGCTTGCAACTTTGACCAATCAAGCGCGTGAAGCTTTGGATCGACAAGATGCCGAAACAGCAGGCACAGCCTTACAAGAAGCAATTACGATCGCGCTGCAAGTAAAAAATACTCCTTTTCAAGCCGATTTAGTTCAATCCTGGTTAATCGAGCCTTATAACGGCTTCCCAACGTTACGGATTATTCAACTCAATCAGCAGCTCAAATCTCCACAAAAATTGCGTGCGTTACTTGATCAGTTTCTAACCCTGACGAATCGTCTTCCATCTGCAAATAGTGCGGAGAAAACTCGTGCTTTTGTTGCGATCGCACGTCAATATGCAGCACTCAAACAACTGCGAATTGCCAATAACTTAATGGCACGAGCGCGGCAACTCGAACCTCAAATCAAAGCACCAGACTTACGTGCGATCGCACTCATCGAAATCGCAGAAGCTTACGCTGAACTTTCACAGCCTCAAGTCGCCCAAACTACGCTTGCTCAGGTTGAGAAAATTTTACCCCGGCTTGCAGTTGAAGAATCGAATCGAATTGTAGAACGCGCTGCTGTAACCTATGCGCGAATCGGCAACTATCCGAAAGCACAACAGACTTTAGAGCGCTTGTCGAAAGTTCCAGAAGCTTTTGCAAACACTCAAGAAAGCATCGTGCAAACTTATCTGAGCAATGGTAAATTGGCGGATGCCGAAAAACTCGCTCAATCAATCTCTGCAACTCCTCAAAAAATTTCTGCTTTAGCAAAAGTAGCGATCGCTTATCGTAAAACCCCAAGTCAATCTACTTCACTCTTCCGCCAAGCTACAACGCTTGCTCAATCTGTAGAAGATCCCTATCAGAAAGATACATTGCTGCAAAAGCTTGTCGAAGCCTATGTACAAGCTGAACAGTTAGACGCAGCATTGCAGCTTGCAAAATCAGTAAAAAATCTCCGCACCGACACGTTGAAGTCAGTAGTTGTAGCTCATCAAGAAGCTGGCAAAACCGCTCAAGCTAAAGCCCTCTTGTCTCAGCAGCTTGTAGCAATTAAAGCCCTCAGCGATTCTTGGGAACAGAGAGGTCAAGTCTGGACTGTAATTGAAACTGCGATCGCTGCCAATCAGTTTGACTGGATTCGCGAAGACTGGGCACAAATTTCGTCGATCGACTACGGTTTGATGGATTGGCAAATTATACAAATCGCCAAGGCTTATGCCCAAACAGGTCAACATTCTCAAGCAGCAGAATGGGTACGCAAATTGCCTTTAGAGAATCGTCCTTTGGAGCAGATTAGAGCACTGTCTGCGATCGCGCTCGTCACGGCTCAAGCTGGCAACTCTACCCTCGCCAATCAAATGCTTGAGCAAGCCTTACAAACGATTGATCCGCTCGATAAAGCTTATCGCGAGAGAATCAACCGTGAAGGCGGCGATCTCTTCAGTCTTGAACGCTTTAAACCCACTGCTTTAGCTAGTATTGCTTTGGTTTATTCTCAAACGCAGCAGCCTGAAAAAGCTCGCCAACTTCTTCAGCAAGTGGTTGTTTTTAGTTCAAAGATTGATGATCCCTCGATCGCATCTTTTACAGATAATCCTTTCGCTCAATTCATTGAAGCGAAACAATATCTAGGCGCATTGCAAATTGCTGAAGGAACTGCATTCCCAGAGGTGAAAAGTGCTCGCCTACAAACTAGCGCGTTGGGATTGCTCACGATCAATCGGTTTGATTTAGTCCAACCGATCGCGAATCAAACAACGGAACCCGTGAGTAAAACGCAGCTTTTACTTGCGATCGCACAACGTTATACTGAGCTAAATCAATCTCAAAAAGCCGTGTCTTACCTTGCTCAAGCTTTCCAAGTTGCCCAAACGATTCCTGGAGAGGAATCGCAATTCGATCGCCTCGGTACAGATGGCGGTACTGTGATTCCGATCGAAACAGATCGTGGCAGTATGTTAGAAGCGATCGCGATTCAATATGCTCGCGTGAATCGGATGTCTGAAGCGATGAAAGTTGCGAACACGTTGAAAGAAAAAGCGACTCGTGACGAGGCAATTCAGAAAGCCCGCTGTGCAAGAACAACTTCGATGCGCGCTTGA
- a CDS encoding serine/threonine protein kinase: MTMLGGFGSMLTAGQTLYDRYQLQEKLGQSAGRQTWLALDLNAQSEPIVLKLLAFGAEMQWEDLKLFERESQVLRQIDHPRIPKCRDSFSIDDRILWFGLVQDYIPGTSLKELVQDGKRFTEEEVRKFAIAVLEILRDLHQLNPPLLHRDIKPSNLILGKDEQIYLIDFGAVQDHVPIEGGTFTVVGTYGYTSIEQFGGRAVAASDLYALGTTLIHLLTGTAPADLPQRYLKLQWRDRVTLTPAFADWIDRLSHPDVEQRFQTANEAIQALHLAGESAFGAVERPKNTRVQLQRSKKRLEIVIPQQNQQEESVFEMFGLLMAGVALPALMFSLPMFMMLLVFGVMSASVWVLLFALIVFLIFISPSFQRTYVKFDRKEFAVETQRFRAMSNRMTGKTRHIRDVRRDNGKITITSGPYRDGYHLHQFGEELTDFEQAWVLKEIRSWLKLKAE, translated from the coding sequence ATGACGATGCTAGGGGGATTCGGTTCGATGCTGACGGCAGGACAGACGCTGTACGATCGCTATCAACTCCAAGAGAAATTAGGACAGAGTGCTGGACGACAGACTTGGCTTGCACTGGATCTGAACGCTCAGTCTGAGCCGATTGTGCTCAAACTCCTGGCATTTGGTGCAGAGATGCAGTGGGAAGATTTGAAACTGTTTGAGCGCGAATCTCAGGTCTTACGTCAGATTGATCATCCTCGGATTCCGAAATGTCGAGACTCTTTTTCGATCGACGATCGCATTCTTTGGTTTGGCTTAGTCCAGGATTATATTCCAGGCACTTCGCTCAAAGAGTTGGTGCAGGATGGAAAACGATTTACAGAAGAAGAAGTGCGAAAATTCGCGATCGCGGTTCTAGAAATTTTGCGCGATTTGCATCAGTTAAATCCTCCGCTTCTGCATCGCGATATCAAACCTAGTAATTTGATTTTGGGAAAAGATGAGCAGATTTATTTAATTGATTTTGGGGCAGTTCAGGATCATGTTCCGATTGAAGGTGGAACCTTTACAGTTGTTGGAACCTACGGCTATACGTCGATCGAACAATTTGGTGGTCGGGCTGTTGCTGCTTCGGATCTCTACGCATTAGGGACAACTTTGATTCATCTGTTGACGGGAACTGCACCTGCGGATTTGCCCCAGCGATATCTTAAATTGCAATGGCGCGATCGTGTAACTTTAACTCCTGCTTTTGCAGATTGGATTGATCGCCTGTCTCATCCTGATGTCGAACAACGATTTCAAACCGCAAATGAAGCGATTCAGGCACTCCATTTAGCGGGAGAATCTGCATTTGGTGCAGTGGAGCGTCCTAAAAATACGCGAGTTCAACTTCAGCGATCGAAAAAACGCTTAGAAATTGTCATCCCACAGCAAAATCAACAAGAAGAATCAGTTTTTGAGATGTTCGGCTTACTGATGGCAGGAGTCGCACTGCCTGCTCTGATGTTCTCGTTGCCGATGTTTATGATGCTGCTCGTTTTTGGGGTAATGAGCGCATCTGTCTGGGTTTTACTATTTGCCTTGATTGTATTTTTGATTTTTATTAGTCCATCGTTTCAGCGAACTTACGTCAAGTTCGATCGCAAAGAATTTGCAGTCGAAACCCAGCGATTTCGAGCGATGAGCAATCGAATGACAGGCAAGACTCGCCATATTCGAGATGTGCGCCGGGATAATGGCAAAATTACGATTACTTCAGGACCGTATCGGGATGGATATCACTTGCATCAATTTGGAGAGGAGCTAACTGATTTTGAGCAAGCTTGGGTGTTGAAAGAAATTCGATCGTGGTTAAAGCTCAAAGCAGAGTAA
- a CDS encoding DUF4351 domain-containing protein, translated as MAFSQAFLEWEQATRQEGQQEGQRALILRLLARQVGNLSEETRSQIHTLSIEQLEALADALLDFSTVTDLETWLLNHG; from the coding sequence ATGGCGTTTTCACAAGCTTTTCTGGAATGGGAACAAGCAACCCGACAAGAAGGACAACAAGAAGGTCAAAGAGCACTGATTCTACGTCTATTGGCTCGACAAGTCGGAAACTTATCAGAAGAGACGCGATCGCAAATTCACACTCTATCGATCGAACAACTTGAAGCGTTAGCTGATGCTCTACTCGACTTTTCAACCGTAACTGATTTAGAAACCTGGTTGCTCAATCACGGTTGA
- a CDS encoding peptidoglycan-binding domain-containing protein yields MSAEIPPDKIELPDLYPWDQGSDVMQLQALLRAHGFNLRIDGDFGSRTETAVRSFQHRHGLRIDGVVGKQTWSVLNTDLEPGTRLLKLGCIGTDVAELQGLLLVHGFDVDRNQVYDAATEVAVRQFQQRSRLRETGIVDDITWTFLRGRGLPTMPRKQNRWLNNPRKWW; encoded by the coding sequence ATGAGCGCTGAAATTCCCCCCGATAAGATCGAACTGCCCGATTTGTATCCTTGGGATCAAGGAAGCGATGTTATGCAACTGCAAGCCTTATTGAGAGCACATGGATTTAACCTGAGAATCGATGGAGATTTTGGGAGTCGGACTGAAACAGCAGTGCGATCGTTTCAACATCGACATGGATTGAGAATTGATGGTGTGGTGGGTAAACAGACGTGGTCTGTACTCAACACAGACCTAGAACCAGGCACACGGCTCTTAAAACTGGGCTGTATTGGGACAGATGTGGCTGAACTTCAAGGACTCTTGTTAGTTCATGGCTTCGATGTTGACCGAAATCAGGTTTACGATGCTGCGACAGAAGTTGCGGTTCGACAATTTCAGCAGCGCTCCAGATTACGAGAGACGGGCATTGTGGATGATATAACTTGGACTTTTCTGAGAGGTCGAGGACTTCCTACGATGCCTCGCAAGCAGAATCGCTGGCTTAACAATCCGCGCAAGTGGTGGTGA
- a CDS encoding TraB/TrbI/VirB10 family type IV secretion system protein translates to MLNLKKLQTSTALALTIGVTATGAAPIVFAKDAIAATPAPMKVAQLFPSSPSSPTQTTGAFRIPAGTTLRLAYRDAEKILVAPNERLPITLTVPNNIRTSNGTLLIPAGSQVKGEFQPADGGTRFVANTLILNNGNQVALNGQTDLVTRTEEIRRGVSTDAILKGAAIGSGAAAIISGITGNRRITLGKVLIGTGAGALGGLLLGRNRNQVISVNQSDLNLRLNSALAVNAY, encoded by the coding sequence ATGTTGAACTTGAAGAAATTGCAAACTAGCACTGCGCTCGCACTGACGATCGGTGTAACGGCGACTGGAGCCGCTCCGATCGTATTTGCGAAAGACGCGATCGCGGCTACTCCTGCTCCGATGAAAGTCGCGCAGCTGTTCCCCTCATCTCCCTCGTCACCGACGCAAACGACAGGTGCATTCCGAATTCCGGCAGGCACAACGTTGCGCTTGGCTTACCGAGATGCTGAGAAAATTTTGGTTGCCCCGAATGAACGCCTTCCGATTACGTTAACTGTTCCCAATAATATTCGCACCTCGAATGGAACCCTGTTGATTCCAGCAGGTAGCCAAGTGAAAGGAGAGTTTCAGCCTGCCGATGGTGGAACTCGCTTTGTCGCAAATACCTTGATTTTGAATAATGGCAATCAGGTGGCACTGAATGGTCAAACAGATTTAGTCACTCGGACTGAAGAAATTCGTCGAGGGGTGAGTACAGATGCAATTCTGAAGGGAGCTGCAATCGGTTCAGGTGCAGCAGCGATTATCTCTGGCATCACCGGGAATCGTCGGATCACGTTGGGCAAAGTTCTAATCGGTACGGGTGCAGGTGCTTTAGGTGGCTTATTGCTTGGACGAAATCGCAATCAGGTGATTTCAGTCAATCAGTCTGATTTGAATTTGCGTCTGAATTCTGCGTTGGCAGTGAATGCCTACTAA
- a CDS encoding DUF3288 family protein — MAQEQKDQEHPLWKSDREIVDSLLTGEATDWNLAELARLRIRYNGFPGARDIQADLDTVLKQWNLTEDALFEKTRHIHVETKPYKGRGAKRDDWS, encoded by the coding sequence ATGGCGCAAGAGCAAAAAGACCAGGAGCATCCTTTGTGGAAGAGCGATCGTGAAATTGTCGATTCTCTACTGACGGGCGAAGCAACGGATTGGAATCTCGCAGAATTAGCCCGCTTGAGAATTCGCTATAACGGTTTCCCAGGGGCACGCGATATTCAAGCAGACTTAGATACAGTTCTCAAACAGTGGAACTTAACGGAGGATGCTTTGTTTGAAAAAACTCGCCACATTCATGTAGAGACGAAGCCTTATAAGGGGCGTGGCGCGAAGCGGGATGATTGGAGCTAG
- a CDS encoding nucleoside monophosphate kinase, translated as MTVQLIFLGLETASVNTQAAILSKQLGIPHISMIHLFSQFMRDRLCSDLQAILPSDTISPDTEKLAMLEVRLRQSDTRQGWILTDFPQCFTQAQSLHLLLEYMGYSQPQALYLSLTKHDLLERLSADQLAWNQRLLSPVIEYYQELDCLMMVDANTTPSIINEKILDRLQITILA; from the coding sequence ATGACGGTGCAGCTTATTTTCTTAGGACTTGAGACTGCGAGTGTGAATACACAGGCAGCAATCTTATCGAAACAACTCGGGATTCCCCATATCTCGATGATCCATTTGTTTTCGCAGTTTATGCGCGATCGCTTGTGCAGCGATCTGCAAGCCATCCTCCCTTCCGATACGATCTCGCCTGATACAGAAAAGCTGGCAATGCTGGAAGTCCGTTTGCGGCAATCTGATACTCGTCAGGGTTGGATTCTCACGGACTTTCCTCAGTGCTTTACTCAAGCGCAATCTCTGCACCTTCTGCTTGAATATATGGGCTATTCACAGCCTCAAGCACTTTATCTCAGTCTTACAAAACATGATTTATTAGAGCGATTATCGGCTGATCAATTAGCGTGGAATCAACGGCTGCTTTCTCCTGTTATCGAGTACTACCAGGAACTAGACTGCTTAATGATGGTTGATGCGAATACAACTCCCTCAATTATTAATGAAAAAATTCTGGATAGATTGCAAATTACGATATTGGCTTAG
- a CDS encoding response regulator, protein MMIQTILLIEDHAALRANLAEMLELEGYRVIEAEDGSSGIKLATEERPNLIVSDFELPIFDGFDVLRLLRQNLETMNIPILFLTGAVENNDRLKILKDRGEKYLSKPCSLSKVLAEIRECLS, encoded by the coding sequence ATGATGATACAGACTATTCTGCTGATTGAAGATCATGCTGCGCTTCGAGCGAATTTGGCAGAGATGCTTGAGTTAGAAGGCTATCGAGTGATTGAAGCAGAAGATGGAAGCTCAGGAATCAAACTGGCAACGGAGGAACGCCCAAACCTGATTGTTAGTGATTTCGAGTTGCCTATTTTTGATGGATTTGATGTGTTGAGATTGCTCCGTCAAAATCTGGAAACCATGAATATTCCAATCTTGTTTTTAACCGGAGCAGTTGAGAATAACGATCGCTTGAAAATCCTCAAAGATCGAGGAGAAAAGTATCTATCTAAACCTTGCTCTCTCAGTAAGGTACTAGCAGAGATTAGGGAATGCTTATCTTAA
- the malQ gene encoding 4-alpha-glucanotransferase has product MPLMRSSGVLLHPTCFPGRFGIGELGAEAHRFIEFLVQSGQQYWQVLPLGPTGYGNSPYASYSSMAGNPLLISLEALRDRGLLEESDFANADGFWIDCVDFDRVYAFKAPLWRKACDAFKHQSDEQRDFADFCTRKAFWLEDYALFMALKHENGGKSWYEWEPELMQSKPDAIEAARIRLQEEIYYQKFLQYEFFKQWVALKEHANENGVQIIGDIPIYVAHDSADVWANSENFRLDPETGHPELMAGVPPDYFSATGQLWGNPIYDWDYLESTDFKWWVQRFEAMLDLVDWIRIDHFRGLEAYWAVPQGEETAMNGNWIEAPGDQFFQMLNTKLGKLPILAEDLGVITPEVEALRDKYEFPGMKILHFAFGSDPGNPYLPFNYPRNCVVYTGTHDNDTTIGWYEQLSDYERGNLWNYMGCIGQQGIHWDLIRVAMSSVAVLSIIPMQDLMGLGANTRMNVPGQAEGNWGWRYRSEMLNDEIRDRFASLTHLFGRAPHRKRD; this is encoded by the coding sequence ATGCCTTTAATGCGATCAAGTGGCGTTTTGCTGCATCCTACCTGCTTTCCCGGTCGATTTGGAATCGGAGAACTAGGAGCCGAAGCTCATCGATTTATTGAGTTTCTTGTGCAGAGTGGACAGCAATATTGGCAAGTGTTGCCATTAGGTCCTACGGGATATGGAAATTCTCCCTATGCATCTTATTCATCAATGGCAGGCAATCCGTTGTTGATTAGTTTAGAGGCATTGCGCGATCGCGGCTTGCTAGAAGAATCGGATTTTGCGAATGCTGATGGATTTTGGATCGATTGTGTGGATTTCGATCGCGTCTATGCGTTCAAGGCTCCGTTATGGCGAAAGGCTTGCGATGCCTTTAAACATCAGAGTGATGAACAGCGCGATTTTGCCGATTTTTGTACGAGAAAAGCCTTCTGGTTAGAAGACTATGCGTTGTTCATGGCACTGAAGCATGAGAACGGCGGCAAGAGTTGGTATGAGTGGGAACCCGAATTGATGCAGTCGAAACCGGATGCGATCGAAGCTGCTCGAATCCGACTGCAAGAAGAAATTTACTACCAGAAATTTCTTCAATACGAGTTTTTCAAACAGTGGGTGGCGCTCAAAGAACATGCCAACGAAAACGGGGTGCAAATTATTGGAGATATTCCCATTTATGTTGCACATGATAGTGCGGATGTTTGGGCAAACTCGGAGAACTTTCGGCTTGATCCTGAGACCGGACATCCTGAACTGATGGCAGGTGTACCACCGGATTATTTTAGTGCAACAGGACAGCTTTGGGGTAATCCCATCTATGACTGGGACTATCTGGAATCGACAGATTTCAAGTGGTGGGTGCAGCGATTTGAAGCCATGTTAGATCTGGTGGACTGGATTCGGATTGATCATTTCCGTGGGCTTGAGGCTTATTGGGCAGTTCCGCAAGGTGAAGAGACAGCGATGAATGGGAACTGGATCGAAGCGCCAGGAGATCAGTTCTTTCAGATGCTCAATACGAAGTTAGGAAAGCTACCGATCTTGGCAGAAGATTTAGGTGTGATTACACCGGAAGTAGAAGCATTACGGGATAAGTATGAGTTTCCAGGCATGAAGATTCTTCACTTTGCTTTTGGGTCTGATCCGGGCAATCCTTATCTGCCATTTAACTATCCTCGTAATTGTGTCGTGTATACAGGTACGCACGATAACGATACAACGATCGGCTGGTATGAGCAGCTTTCAGACTATGAGCGGGGTAATCTTTGGAACTATATGGGCTGTATCGGACAGCAGGGAATTCATTGGGATTTGATTCGAGTCGCCATGAGTTCGGTTGCAGTTCTGTCGATCATCCCAATGCAAGATTTAATGGGGTTGGGAGCGAATACCAGAATGAATGTTCCGGGTCAGGCAGAGGGGAATTGGGGTTGGCGCTATCGATCGGAGATGTTGAATGACGAGATTCGCGATCGATTCGCAAGTTTGACGCATCTATTTGGGCGTGCACCTCACCGGAAGCGAGATTAA
- a CDS encoding NUDIX domain-containing protein, with the protein MAHRNPAPTVDIIIELIDRPHRPIVLIERLNPPHGWAIPGGFIDYGNSAEKTAHLEAEEETGLHIELIDLLGVYSDPDRDARQHTMSIAYIATAKGEPKAGDDAKNVRIVEIWEIPENLCFDHDRILHDYLQYRNYGMRPRL; encoded by the coding sequence ATGGCTCATCGCAATCCTGCTCCCACCGTTGACATTATCATCGAACTCATTGATCGCCCCCATCGCCCGATCGTGCTGATCGAACGCCTCAATCCCCCACATGGATGGGCAATTCCCGGCGGTTTCATCGATTACGGAAATTCGGCTGAGAAAACCGCACATCTTGAAGCCGAAGAAGAAACTGGACTGCACATTGAACTCATTGATTTACTGGGAGTTTATTCTGATCCCGATCGTGATGCGCGCCAACATACGATGAGCATTGCGTACATTGCCACTGCCAAGGGCGAACCCAAAGCAGGTGATGATGCCAAAAATGTGCGGATTGTCGAGATTTGGGAGATCCCTGAGAATTTATGTTTTGATCACGATCGCATTTTGCACGATTATTTACAGTACAGAAATTATGGAATGCGCCCAAGATTATGA
- a CDS encoding RidA family protein — translation MKKVIRTDAAPAPVGPYNQAIVAQGLVFVAGQISLDPQTGEIVGAGDVAAQTERAMTSLKAILEAAGSSLDDVVKTMVCLKDMNDFAAMNAVYAKYFDEATAPARVCVEVARLPKDVLVEIDCVATLKD, via the coding sequence ATGAAAAAAGTAATTCGGACTGATGCGGCTCCGGCTCCGGTTGGTCCTTACAATCAAGCGATCGTGGCTCAAGGTTTAGTCTTTGTCGCAGGTCAAATCTCACTCGATCCGCAGACGGGTGAAATTGTCGGTGCTGGCGATGTTGCGGCTCAAACCGAACGAGCCATGACCAGTTTGAAAGCCATCTTAGAAGCGGCTGGTTCGTCGCTCGATGATGTTGTCAAAACGATGGTCTGCTTGAAAGACATGAACGATTTTGCGGCAATGAATGCGGTCTATGCCAAATATTTTGATGAAGCAACTGCACCCGCAAGAGTTTGTGTGGAAGTCGCTCGCTTGCCAAAAGATGTTTTGGTTGAGATCGACTGTGTTGCAACACTGAAAGATTAG
- a CDS encoding acyl-CoA desaturase: MTDVRLTSPRPRWTVITVVVFLHLGALLALSPAYFSWSAVGVALFLHWLTIGLGISLGFHRLATHRSFKTVKWLEYFFILCGTLAGQGAVKGWVGYHRMHHLFADRTGDPHDSTQGFWWSHISWLMHEVPSHSELHRFTQDIAHDSFYQFCHKHYIALQIALAVLLYGLGGMPFVVWGIFARLFVGFHSTCFVNSACHTFGYRNYAVNDRSTNCWWAALLTFGEGWHNNHHAYQASAQFGKRWWEVDLIWLTIRLLEKLKLAKNVKTAHLVEY, from the coding sequence ATGACCGATGTCCGTTTGACTTCTCCACGTCCTCGTTGGACTGTAATTACTGTTGTTGTTTTCTTGCATTTAGGAGCCTTACTTGCACTGTCTCCCGCTTATTTTAGTTGGTCAGCCGTTGGAGTTGCTCTATTCTTGCATTGGCTGACGATCGGGCTAGGAATCTCTTTAGGATTCCACCGCCTAGCAACGCATCGCAGTTTCAAAACGGTCAAATGGTTAGAATACTTCTTTATCTTGTGTGGCACATTGGCAGGTCAAGGAGCCGTGAAGGGTTGGGTCGGCTATCATCGAATGCACCATTTGTTTGCCGATCGGACTGGTGATCCACATGATTCGACTCAGGGATTTTGGTGGAGTCATATCAGTTGGCTGATGCACGAGGTTCCATCTCATTCAGAACTGCATCGATTCACTCAAGATATTGCTCATGATTCGTTTTATCAGTTTTGCCACAAGCACTACATTGCTTTACAGATTGCATTAGCTGTTTTGCTTTATGGTCTCGGTGGAATGCCCTTCGTAGTTTGGGGAATTTTTGCGCGATTGTTTGTTGGCTTTCACAGTACGTGCTTTGTCAATAGTGCATGTCATACTTTTGGCTATCGGAACTATGCGGTCAATGATCGATCGACGAATTGCTGGTGGGCAGCATTGCTGACTTTTGGAGAAGGATGGCACAACAATCATCATGCTTATCAAGCTTCGGCGCAGTTTGGCAAGCGCTGGTGGGAAGTGGATCTGATATGGTTGACGATTCGACTGTTGGAGAAATTGAAACTTGCAAAAAATGTTAAGACTGCTCATCTAGTAGAGTATTGA